Proteins encoded in a region of the Triticum dicoccoides isolate Atlit2015 ecotype Zavitan chromosome 3A, WEW_v2.0, whole genome shotgun sequence genome:
- the LOC119271615 gene encoding phospholipase A1-II 2-like, with the protein MFSGDMAERWRELHGSDHWDSLLDPLDVDLRRCLINYGEMIMATYEAFIAERRSPNAGMCRYRRADLFRRVEVSHPGWYAVTRYIYATASADVHGKVLLRPLCRNGRARECNWMGYVAVATDEGAAALGRRDIVVAWRGTQRALEWVADLKLAFASAAGILGAEGADGSEPSVHRGYLSLYTSADEGSELSKQSARMQVLTEIARLMDKYKDEQTSITVVGHSLGATLATLNAVDIAANYYNKSALCTDGSRAPVTAVVFGSPRTGDHDFRDIFHRLPGLRMLRVRNRPDRIPLYPPVGYADVGVELLIDTRRSPFLKPHGNESQSHDLECHLHGVAGWQGEHGEFELVVDRDIALVNKFDDCLTDEHPVPVGWKVHHNKNMVKGPDGRWVLEDHESDYGDGGDSL; encoded by the exons ATGTTCTCCGGCGACATGGCTGAGCGGTGGAGGGAGCTGCACGGCAGCGACCACTGGGATAGCCTGCTGGACCCGCTCGACGTCGACCTCCGGCGCTGCCTCATCAACTACGGCGAGATGATCATGGCGACGTACGAGGCGTTCATCGCCGAGCGTCGGTCCCCGAACGCCGGCATGTGCCGGTACCGGCGAGCCGACCTCTTCCGGCGCGTGGAGGTGTCCCACCCGGGCTGGTACGCGGTGACCCGGTACATCTACGCCACGGCCAGCGCCGACGTGCACGGCAAGGTGCTGCTCCGGCCGCTGTGCCGGAACGGGCGCGCAAGGGAGTGCAACTGGATGGGGTACGTGGCCGTGGCCACGGATGAGGGCGCGGCCGCGCTCGGGCGCCGGGACATCGTCGTGGCGTGGCGCGGCACGCAGCGGGCGCTGGAGTGGGTGGCCGACCTCAAGCTCGCCTTCGCCTCGGCGGCCGGGATCCTCGGGGCGGAGGGCGCCGACGGGTCCGAACCGTCGGTGCACCGCGGGTACCTGTCGCTGTACACCTCCGCCGACGAAGGCTCGGAGCTGAGCAAGCAGAGCGCCAGGATGCAG GTATTGACAGAGATTGCAAGGCTGATGGACAAATACAAGgacgagcagaccagcatcactgtGGTCGGCCACAGCCTGGGCGCCACTCTGGCCACGCTCAACGCCGTCGACATTGCCGCAAATTACTACAACAAGTCCGCCCTCTGCACGGACGGGAGCCGGGCGCCGGTCACCGCCGTCGTCTTCGGCAGCCCTCGCACCGGCGACCACGACTTCCGTGACATCTTCCACCGCCTCCCAGGTCTCCGGATGCTCCGTGTCCGGAACCGGCCggaccgcatcccgctgtacccaccCGTGGGCTACGCCGACGTCGGCGTGGAGCTGCTGATCGACACGCGCCGCTCGCCGTTCCTGAAGCCCCACGGCAACGAGTCGCAGTCGCACGACCTCGAGTGCCACCTGCACGGCGTCGCCGGGTGGCAGGGGGAGCACGGGGAGTTCGAGCTGGTGGTCGACCGGGACATCGCGCTGGTGAACAAGTTCGATGACTGCCTCACCGACGAGCACCCCGTGCCGGTGGGCTGGAAGGTGCACCACAACAAGAACATGGTGAAGGGGCCTGACGGGAGGTGGGTCTTGGAGGATCATGAATCAGACTACGGAGATGGCGGTGACAGCTTGTAG